Proteins from a genomic interval of Chanos chanos chromosome 3, fChaCha1.1, whole genome shotgun sequence:
- the nr1d4a gene encoding nuclear receptor subfamily 1, group D, member 4a — MDSSPGGGGVILYAGSSGSASPSPGSPSSGYQTQSPSSQSQPSSPEEVTFTEIGALKQRGGGGTPPSPKLVFQFPEVYSSSTSASTQHTYSHPIAAKRSCSFTGTFTKAGGMVLLCKVCGDIASGFHYGVHACEGCKGFFRRSIQQNINYKMCVKNENCLIMRMNRNRCQHCRFKKCLSVGMSRDAVRFGRIPKREKQRLLDEMQSYMNSLNESGTMDVDSSQAHPVLPSPGETHSKEAIGAISRAYQDIFVSSQDRLAKRTSNINARNAASSFQNIPPRQDGSYNHSSSHANPTTGYHSAAPPVFSAPAHCPVTPSDDRCPSSLLDNSCYSYSALSNQNHCQSRTGQPPQTSLANYNNYSAGESHGQVSCPWKLAAGSKVLACPLNACPVSAPGRSSQEVWDSFSQCFTPAVREVVEFAKGIPGFQELCQHDQVMLLKAGTFQVLMVRFCSLFNPKDKTVTFLNGHTYPLATLRTLGMGSLLEAMFEFSEKLGALGLEADEMALFMAVVLVSADRSGITDVAAVEQLQEGLIRALRSLVTRRHPNDSALFPKLLLRLPDLRTLNNLHSDKLLAFRIDP, encoded by the exons ATGGATAGTAGTCCTG GGGGAG GAGGTGTGATCCTCTATGCAGGCTCCTCTGGCAGTGCGAGCCCCAGTCCAGGCAGCCCCTCCAGCGGATACCAGACTCAGTCACCCTCGTCTCAGTCCCAGCCCTCCTCCCCAGAGGAGGTCACCTTCACTGAAATTGGGGCGTTGAAAcagagggggggtggtggaaCACCACCCTCTCCAAAACTAGTCTTCCAGTTCCCTGAGGTCTACAGCAGCTCCACCTCAGCCTCCACTCAGCACACTTATTCCCACCCCATTGCTGCCAAGCGGTCCTGTAGTTTCACTGGAACCTTTACCA AGGCAGGAGGTATGGTACTGCTGTGTAAAGTCTGTGGGGATATTGCGTCAGGGTTCCACTATGGCGTCCATGCCTGCGAGGGCTGTAAG GGTTTTTTCCGCCGCAGCATTCAGCAGAACATCAACTACAAGATGTGTGTGAAGAATGAAAACTGCCTCATCATGAGGATGAATCGCAATCGTTGCCAACATTGTCGTTTTAAGAAATGCCTGTCCGTGGGCATGTCCCGAGACG ctgtgcGCTTTGGTCGTATTCCTAAGCGGGAAAAACAGAGACTTCTGGATGAGATGCAGAGCTACATGAACAGCCTGAATGAATCAGGTACCATGGATGTGGATTCCTCCCAAGCTCACCCAGTCCTGCCCAGCCCAGGGGAGACCCACTCCAAGGAGGCGATTGGCGCCATCTCCCGTGCTTACCAGGACATCTTTGTGAGCTCTCAGGACCGCCTGGCCAAGAGAACCAGCAACATCAATGCAAGAAATGCTGCAAGCTCGTTTCAGAACATACCACCACGTCAGGATGGCAGCTACAATCACTCCTCATCACATGCCAACCCTACCACAGGGTACCATTCTGCTGCCCCGCCGGTCTTTTCTGCTCCTGCCCACTGCCCGGTCACCCCCAGTGACGATAGATGCCCCAGCTCCTTGCTGGACAACAGTTGCTATAGCTACTCGGCTTTGTCCAATCAAAATCACTGCCAATCCAGAACTGGCCAGCCTCCACAAACAAGTTTGGCCAATTACAACAACTACTCAGCTGGAGAGTCGCATGGTCAAGTCTCATGTCCATGGAAGTTAGCTGCAGGCTCCAAAGTGCTG GCCTGTCCTCTGAATGCGTGCCCTGTGTCTGCCCCTGGCCGCTCCAGTCAGGAGGTGTGGGATTCCTTCTCACAGTGCTTTACCCCTGCAGTGCGTGAAGTTGTGGAGTTTGCTAAGGGGATCCCAGGCTTCCAGGAACTCTGTCAGCATGACCAGGTCATGCTGCTGAAAGCTGGCACCTTCCAG GTGCTGATGGTGAGGTTCTGCTCGCTCTTTAACCCCAAAGACAAGACAGTCACGTTCCTGAACGGGCACACGTACCCACTCGCTACCCTGCGGACACTGGGGATGGGCTCCCTGCTGGAGGCCATGTTTGAGTTCAGTGAGAAACTTGGCGCCCTCGGACTGGAGGCTGACGAGATGGCACTGTTCATGGCTGTAGTTTTGGTCTCTGCAG ACCGCTCAGGTATCACCGATGTGGCCGCTGTGGAACAACTCCAGGAAGGTCTGATCCGAGCCCTGCGTTCCCTGGTTACGCGTCGCCATCCCAATGACAGCGCTCTCTTCCCCAAACTATTACTTCGCCTGCCGGACCTCCGTACACTCAATAACCTGCACTCGGACAAGCTGCTGGCCTTCCGCATTGACCCCTGA
- the mfsd5 gene encoding molybdate-anion transporter — MFVTAYLAFVLLVALCVGLELTARRLASPQTAPTAVANPAFRRFQTLFLKAYLLALWADWLQGPYLYKLYRHYSFLESQIAILYVCGLASCVLFAPVAGWLPQVLGRRRTCLLFCLTYSACCFTKLSRDYFVLILGRVLGGLSTSLLTTAFEAWYVHHHIEVHDFPKEWIPSTFSKAADWNHVLAVGAGLVANLFAEWLGLGPVAPFLLAIPSLAACSWLVLSDWGLEEKEEGAQEDKNGPLLGPSSAPQIRMSARARFWRSCLEGLRCLLSDRRVLLLGGVQALFESVLYIFVFLWTPVLDPHGPPLGIIFSCLMAASMAGSTLFRLATSARYRLQPAHLLCLTVLLAFFSFFMLTFSTAPGQPRPRESLLAFLLLELACGLYFPTVSFLQGRVIPMERRAGVLAWFRLPLHLLACLGLLALHGEVSGTGGGESGSGTRHMFAGCAGMMLAALLAVVSLFTLGRNDADLRLEGTRGEGDI; from the coding sequence ATGTTTGTGACGGCTTATCTGGCCTTTGTGCTCTTGGTGGCTCTGTGTGTTGGTCTGGAGCTCACGGCCCGTCGACTTGCCTCACCCCAAACTGCCCCCACAGCCGTAGCCAACCCGGCTTTCCGTCGCTTTCAGACTCTTTTCCTGAAGGCTTACCTGCTTGCTCTGTGGGCAGACTGGCTGCAGGGACCCTACCTCTACAAGCTCTACCGTCATTACAGCTTCTTGGAGTCTCAGATCGCcatcttgtatgtgtgtggtctGGCTTCGTGTGTGTTGTTTGCTCCTGTGGCCGGCTGGCTGCCACAGGTGCTGGGCCGTCGACGCACCTGCCTGCTTTTCTGCTTGACTTACTCGGCATGCTGCTTCACCAAGTTGTCGAGGGACTATTTTGTGCTTATTCTGGGCCGTGTGCTTGGAGGCCTCTCCACCTCCCTGCTCACTACTGCCTTTGAGGCCTGGTATGTGCATCATCACATCGAGGTCCACGATTTCCCCAAAGAGTGGATCCCCAGCACCTTCAGCAAAGCAGCGGACTGGAACCACGTCCTGGCAGTGGGTGCCGGACTGGTAGCCAATCTGTTTGCTGAGTGGCTCGGCTTGGGCCCAGTGGCCCCTTTCCTGCTGGCGATTCCCAGCCTGGCTGCCTGTAGCTGGTTGGTGCTGTCAGACTGGGGCctagaggagaaggaggaaggggCACAGGAGGACAAGAATGGCCCCCTGCTTGGCCCCTCGAGCGCACCACAGATCCGAATGTCTGCCCGGGCCCGTTTTTGGCGCAGCTGTCTAGAGGGCCTGCGTTGCTTGCTGTCGGATCGCCGTGTGCTCCTATTGGGTGGCGTGCAGGCACTTTTTGAGAGTGTCCTTTACATCTTCGTGTTTCTCTGGACGCCCGTCCTGGATCCCCACGGTCCTCCGCTGGGCATCATCTTCTCCTGCCTGATGGCGGCCAGTATGGCAGGCTCCACACTCTTCCGCCTGGCCACGTCAGCGCGATACCGGTTACAACCAGCACACctgctctgtctgactgttttactggccttcttctccttcttcatgCTCACCTTCTCCACGGCCCCAGGGCAGCCTCGTCCTAGGGAGTCTCTGCTGGCATTCCTGCTCTTGGAGCTGGCCTGCGGACTCTACTTCCCCACAGTTAGCTTCCTGCAAGGCCGGGTCATCCCAATGGAGCGCAGGGCCGGTGTACTGGCCTGGTTCCGGCTGCCCCTGCATCTGCTGGCCTGCCTGGGCCTGCTGGCCCTGCACGGGGAGGTATCCGGGACGGGTGGGGGAGAGAGCGGCAGTGGGACCAGACATATGTTCGCCGGCTGTGCTGGAATGATGCTCGCCGCCCTGCTGGCTGTGGTCAGTCTCTTCACCCTGGGCAGGAACGATGCAGACCTGAGACTGGAAGGGACAAGGGGAGAGGGGGACATCTAA